The Pontibacter pudoricolor genome contains a region encoding:
- a CDS encoding Pycsar system effector family protein — MRDKKSLYNNMITDIYYLGEVLKRKYKILRISYTIFMIGLVLTVIAFGISIAYFREGVAVAEQVGL, encoded by the coding sequence ATGCGCGATAAGAAGTCGCTTTACAACAACATGATAACCGATATTTATTACCTGGGTGAGGTGCTGAAACGCAAGTACAAAATCCTGCGCATTTCTTATACCATATTTATGATCGGCCTGGTGCTAACGGTAATCGCCTTTGGCATTTCTATCGCTTATTTCCGGGAGGGCGTAGCGGTGGCCGAACAGGTTGGTTTGTAG
- a CDS encoding alkaline phosphatase D family protein translates to MQHFNYLFRVLPLLLVLTTACKKPFEATKVKPVETIAFGSCNRQDLPQVIWPAVNQHNPDVWVWLGDNIYGDSENMDVLKQKYDMVLQEPEYKQLQANANIIGTWDDHDYGLNDGGKEFKMREQSQQLFWDFIGEPADSPRRKQQGVYSSHTYGPAGKQVKVILLDSRYHRDSLARINKVYQTNYTGDMLGEEQWKWLENELRNSKAQINIIGNGIQVLPEEQVFEKWANFPASRKRLLDMIVATKAPGVILLSGDRHIAEISKTELPGMNYPLYEITSSGMTHVYSGSNVEPNKYRVGDLVNKLNFGVLQFNWGDKVQVEMLIKGKDNETYVHEKAVY, encoded by the coding sequence ATGCAACACTTCAATTACCTGTTCCGCGTTCTTCCACTTTTACTGGTGCTTACCACAGCCTGTAAAAAGCCCTTCGAAGCAACTAAGGTTAAGCCCGTCGAAACGATAGCCTTCGGGTCTTGTAACCGCCAGGATCTGCCACAGGTTATATGGCCGGCTGTAAACCAGCACAACCCCGATGTGTGGGTGTGGCTGGGCGATAACATATATGGCGACTCGGAGAACATGGATGTGCTGAAGCAGAAGTATGACATGGTACTGCAGGAGCCGGAGTACAAACAGTTACAGGCAAATGCTAACATAATAGGAACCTGGGACGATCACGACTATGGCCTGAACGATGGCGGTAAAGAATTTAAAATGCGTGAACAAAGCCAGCAACTCTTCTGGGATTTTATAGGCGAGCCCGCCGATAGCCCACGCCGCAAACAGCAGGGCGTTTATAGTTCGCATACCTATGGCCCCGCGGGCAAGCAGGTAAAAGTTATTTTGCTGGACAGCCGTTACCACCGCGATTCGCTGGCCCGCATAAACAAAGTATACCAGACAAACTATACCGGTGATATGCTTGGCGAAGAACAATGGAAGTGGCTCGAAAATGAACTGCGCAACAGCAAAGCGCAGATTAACATTATCGGCAATGGCATACAGGTATTGCCCGAAGAGCAGGTGTTTGAGAAATGGGCCAACTTCCCGGCATCCCGTAAAAGATTGCTGGATATGATTGTAGCTACCAAAGCACCGGGTGTCATATTGCTGAGCGGCGATCGTCATATTGCAGAGATATCTAAAACCGAATTGCCCGGCATGAACTACCCGCTTTACGAAATAACCAGCAGTGGCATGACGCACGTGTATAGCGGCAGCAATGTAGAGCCAAACAAGTATCGCGTAGGTGACCTGGTGAACAAGCTTAACTTCGGGGTGCTGCAGTTTAACTGGGGTGATAAGGTGCAGGTAGAGATGCTGATAAAAGGAAAAGATAACGAAACTTACGTGCACGAAAAGGCAGTGTATTAG
- a CDS encoding Pycsar system effector family protein codes for MENNTIVKQAGEYVFKLFKNQLSRKLVYHNYRHTFETVNEARDLGEMQHLPEDELQDLLLAAWFHDTGYVNVYDGHEEESIRFAREWLEQQQHPAPRIERIAECILATKHSLEPTTLLQELLVDADMSNIGKDTFFSTAELLRVEWEIFKDRSFSDREWAQFQMDFLLSTTFHTYQAQRKYAGQLGINIQEQRNRLSKEVKKKKKDDKKHQETLAQPKRGIETMFRNTYRTHLDLSAIADNKANMMISLNAIILSVVITYLSTKTSVSGPEFAQHRSLLIPIGTLLLTALGSVVTAIISAQPEITSFSFKKEKMNSRKVNLLFFGNFTNIPSKISSMGCTISCAIRSRFTTT; via the coding sequence ATGGAGAATAACACAATTGTAAAGCAAGCCGGAGAGTATGTTTTTAAACTGTTCAAAAATCAGCTGTCCAGAAAGCTTGTATACCACAACTACAGACACACCTTTGAAACTGTAAACGAAGCCCGCGACCTGGGTGAAATGCAGCACTTACCTGAAGATGAACTGCAGGATCTGCTGCTTGCTGCCTGGTTTCATGATACAGGGTACGTTAATGTTTATGATGGACACGAAGAAGAAAGTATACGTTTTGCCCGTGAATGGCTGGAGCAGCAACAGCACCCTGCCCCGCGCATAGAACGCATTGCGGAGTGTATACTAGCTACTAAGCACAGCCTTGAACCTACCACCCTTTTACAGGAACTGCTTGTAGATGCCGATATGTCTAATATTGGTAAGGATACTTTTTTTAGCACAGCGGAGCTGCTGCGCGTGGAGTGGGAGATTTTTAAGGACAGGTCTTTTTCGGATAGAGAATGGGCACAGTTCCAGATGGATTTCCTGTTATCAACCACGTTTCATACGTACCAGGCGCAACGCAAATATGCCGGCCAGCTTGGCATAAATATACAGGAGCAACGCAACCGCCTGAGCAAAGAGGTTAAAAAGAAGAAGAAGGATGATAAGAAGCACCAGGAAACACTGGCTCAACCTAAACGCGGTATCGAGACCATGTTCCGGAACACATACCGCACGCATCTTGACCTAAGCGCCATCGCCGACAATAAAGCCAACATGATGATCAGCCTGAATGCGATTATCCTGTCGGTGGTAATTACTTACCTGAGTACCAAAACCTCCGTTTCGGGGCCGGAGTTTGCACAGCACCGTTCCCTGCTTATACCTATAGGCACGCTGCTGCTGACTGCTCTCGGCTCTGTTGTTACTGCTATTATTTCGGCGCAGCCTGAAATTACGAGCTTCTCGTTTAAAAAGGAGAAAATGAACAGCCGGAAGGTAAACCTGCTCTTTTTTGGTAACTTCACTAATATCCCCTCGAAGATTTCCAGCATGGGATGCACAATATCATGCGCGATAAGAAGTCGCTTTACAACAACATGA
- a CDS encoding T9SS type A sorting domain-containing protein — translation MKQFILTILVTFSMLAAQAQEQPTGQKAEKEKTLTVGQDEKDFTIYPNPSNGVFTVSLANMTSKKADLRIMNVIGNEIYHETLTRDNSTLSTTIDLSRYSKAKGLYYVKLETDNFSVVRRVIVR, via the coding sequence ATGAAACAATTTATACTTACGATTTTAGTGACTTTTTCGATGCTGGCAGCGCAGGCGCAGGAACAACCCACCGGGCAGAAAGCAGAGAAAGAGAAAACGCTTACGGTAGGCCAGGATGAAAAGGATTTTACGATATATCCTAACCCGAGCAATGGGGTATTCACCGTGTCACTTGCCAACATGACTTCAAAAAAAGCAGACCTGCGGATTATGAACGTTATTGGCAATGAGATCTATCACGAAACGTTAACCCGCGACAATTCAACGCTTTCTACAACAATAGACCTGAGCCGCTATTCCAAGGCAAAAGGCTTATACTATGTAAAACTGGAAACGGATAATTTTAGTGTGGTGCGTCGTGTAATAGTACGATAA
- a CDS encoding NAD(P)/FAD-dependent oxidoreductase → MHKSNTPDWPVIVVGGGLAGLTSALFLAQQGIQVLLIEKKAYPFHRVCGEYVSNEVLPYLRSLGADISQLQPARINRFQLTAPSGYSLETNLDLGGFGISRFTLDNYLHQLAEKKGVTFNLNTAVQDVVFRDDRFMLKLSNGQELTATIVLGAYGKRATLDRQLDRRFFAKRSPYIGVKYHVKHDQPKDVISLHNFKDGYAGISAVENDTYCFCYLTTRQNLKQHGTIAAMEQAVLYQNPHLHRVFTEAEFLYAQPEVINEISFATKTCTENHMLMCGDAAGMITPLCGNGMAMAIHAGKLAAEHTTLYFKNGRNRQQLEANYSHAWKKQFANRLQLGRTIQHLFGHPVLSEVTVKTLKHLPSAVQLLMRQTHGAPF, encoded by the coding sequence TTGCATAAATCAAATACACCTGACTGGCCTGTTATAGTTGTGGGAGGTGGGCTTGCAGGGCTCACCAGCGCACTTTTTCTGGCACAGCAGGGCATACAGGTGCTCCTTATCGAAAAGAAAGCTTACCCCTTCCATCGGGTATGCGGCGAATATGTTTCTAACGAGGTGCTGCCTTACCTTAGAAGCCTCGGAGCCGACATAAGTCAGCTGCAACCTGCCCGTATCAACCGCTTCCAGCTTACCGCTCCTTCCGGCTATAGTTTAGAAACCAATCTCGACCTTGGCGGCTTCGGAATCAGCAGGTTTACGCTGGATAATTACTTACATCAACTAGCTGAAAAAAAGGGCGTTACTTTTAATTTAAACACGGCAGTGCAGGATGTTGTTTTCAGGGATGACAGATTCATGCTGAAGTTAAGTAACGGGCAGGAGCTTACAGCAACTATAGTTCTTGGCGCTTATGGCAAACGAGCTACTTTAGACCGGCAACTGGACCGCCGTTTCTTTGCAAAGCGCTCTCCCTATATCGGCGTGAAGTACCACGTAAAGCATGATCAGCCGAAAGACGTCATTTCGCTTCATAACTTTAAAGACGGTTACGCAGGCATCTCGGCTGTTGAAAATGACACCTATTGCTTTTGCTATCTTACTACCCGCCAAAACCTGAAGCAGCACGGAACTATAGCCGCCATGGAGCAGGCCGTACTATACCAAAACCCGCACCTGCACCGGGTCTTTACCGAAGCGGAGTTTTTATATGCCCAGCCCGAAGTGATCAACGAAATATCGTTTGCTACTAAAACCTGTACAGAGAACCATATGCTGATGTGCGGCGACGCAGCCGGTATGATAACCCCGCTTTGCGGAAACGGCATGGCCATGGCGATACACGCAGGAAAGCTGGCAGCAGAGCACACCACGCTGTATTTTAAAAACGGCCGTAACCGGCAGCAACTCGAAGCCAACTATAGCCACGCCTGGAAAAAGCAATTTGCCAACCGCCTGCAACTTGGCCGAACGATACAGCATTTATTTGGCCACCCTGTTCTTTCTGAAGTAACTGTAAAAACGCTGAAACACCTGCCTTCTGCCGTACAGCTCTTAATGCGCCAGACCCACGGAGCACCTTTCTAA
- a CDS encoding DUF2254 domain-containing protein: MKKRVLKWVRRYYTNIVNSIAFYPALIALSFLVLSYLLLLFDFSEPGKNLKAKLLDFISLKDASTARTIASTIAGGILSLTVFSFSMVMLLLNQAASNMTNRVLGSLIGNRFQQIVLGFYIGTIVYALFLLSTIRDIDSGVYVPALSVYLLILLTIIDIFLFIYFLHYITQSVKYETIIERIYTKTLNELKSHCHLKASALSLLELPKTFTAFTARESGYFQGIEQETLLDLCTQHNWIIRFHYPVGSFIVYGTPILTIYTSNPVTETMEKQLDVALNFYRGEPIEKNPYYGFKQLTEVAVKALSPGINDPGTAILSLHALTDLLTYRINHHPAQTITDEHGTERILLKEETIEDLFEKSIEPIWDYGKEDRLLRTNLQQMLLQMKPLAKTEEGKALIQAYYQKTEQL, from the coding sequence ATGAAGAAACGCGTCCTGAAATGGGTACGGCGCTATTACACTAATATAGTAAATAGCATTGCCTTTTATCCGGCCCTGATCGCACTAAGTTTCCTGGTGTTGTCGTACCTGTTGCTGCTATTCGACTTCTCTGAACCGGGTAAGAACCTGAAAGCCAAGCTCCTCGATTTTATCAGCCTGAAAGATGCCAGCACAGCCCGAACTATAGCGTCAACTATAGCCGGAGGTATTTTATCGCTTACCGTTTTTAGCTTTTCGATGGTGATGCTGCTGTTGAACCAGGCGGCGTCTAATATGACCAACCGTGTACTTGGCAGCTTAATTGGCAACCGTTTTCAGCAGATTGTGCTTGGCTTTTACATCGGAACTATAGTTTACGCACTTTTTCTGTTAAGCACTATCCGCGATATAGACTCCGGCGTGTATGTGCCCGCGCTCAGTGTTTACCTGCTCATCCTGCTTACTATCATAGATATCTTCCTGTTCATTTATTTCCTGCACTACATTACGCAGTCAGTAAAGTATGAAACCATTATTGAGCGCATTTACACCAAAACCTTAAATGAACTAAAAAGCCATTGCCACCTTAAAGCCTCCGCGCTATCGTTGCTGGAGTTACCCAAAACCTTTACAGCGTTTACAGCCCGGGAATCAGGTTATTTTCAGGGGATAGAGCAGGAAACGCTGCTTGACCTTTGCACCCAGCATAACTGGATCATCAGGTTCCATTACCCAGTAGGCAGTTTTATAGTTTACGGTACTCCAATACTAACTATTTATACCAGCAACCCGGTAACAGAAACCATGGAAAAGCAGCTGGATGTCGCACTAAACTTTTACAGGGGCGAGCCCATCGAAAAAAATCCCTATTATGGTTTTAAGCAGCTAACCGAAGTGGCTGTTAAAGCGCTCAGCCCCGGCATAAACGACCCCGGCACAGCCATTCTCAGCCTGCATGCCCTCACCGATCTGCTGACTTACCGCATCAACCACCATCCGGCCCAAACTATAACCGACGAGCACGGAACAGAAAGAATATTACTGAAGGAAGAAACTATAGAAGACCTTTTTGAGAAATCGATAGAACCGATTTGGGACTATGGCAAAGAAGACAGGCTATTGAGAACGAACTTGCAGCAAATGCTACTCCAAATGAAACCGCTGGCAAAGACAGAAGAAGGTAAAGCGTTGATACAAGCCTATTACCAGAAAACAGAGCAGCTATAA
- a CDS encoding SH3 domain-containing protein, giving the protein MQKLANALIIAATIVCQACQPDGEAQNISEATIASEAGKPTPLPDDVLSVTKPLIGGILYSEPDFNSPTIAHFDTAQQVQLLDTTDALFVKVRLSKNAETYTGYISKAILPEQL; this is encoded by the coding sequence ATGCAGAAACTGGCAAACGCATTAATCATAGCTGCAACTATAGTTTGCCAGGCCTGCCAACCCGACGGAGAGGCGCAAAATATATCAGAAGCAACTATAGCCAGCGAAGCCGGTAAGCCAACTCCGCTGCCAGATGATGTATTGTCGGTAACCAAGCCGTTGATAGGTGGTATACTTTACAGCGAACCGGACTTTAACAGCCCAACTATAGCTCACTTCGATACAGCGCAGCAGGTTCAACTTCTGGATACTACAGATGCGCTGTTTGTAAAAGTACGACTAAGTAAAAATGCTGAGACGTATACAGGCTATATTTCTAAAGCCATTTTGCCTGAGCAACTATAA
- a CDS encoding DUF421 domain-containing protein translates to MEQFIFDSWTSLFRTLGIGLLSYVVLMLQLRLSGKRTLSKMNAFDFVVTIALGSTLATMLLSKDVTLADGTAAFALLIFLQYSITWLSVRSEKIQHLVKAQPALLLYKGKFMEEDMQRERITKEEILAAIRSQGIGNVHNVDAVVLETQGNLSVIQKTEDGSGSVLQNVKPNQL, encoded by the coding sequence ATGGAACAGTTTATATTTGATAGCTGGACAAGTTTATTCCGCACACTGGGCATAGGCCTGTTATCGTATGTTGTGCTTATGCTGCAGCTCAGGCTATCGGGAAAACGGACGCTCTCTAAAATGAACGCCTTTGATTTTGTGGTGACTATAGCGTTGGGGTCTACGCTGGCAACCATGCTTTTATCGAAAGATGTAACACTGGCAGATGGGACTGCGGCTTTCGCACTGCTTATTTTCTTACAGTATAGTATCACCTGGCTTTCGGTACGGTCAGAGAAAATACAGCACCTCGTAAAGGCACAGCCGGCATTACTCCTTTATAAGGGAAAGTTTATGGAAGAGGATATGCAGCGCGAACGGATTACTAAAGAAGAAATTCTGGCGGCCATAAGAAGCCAGGGAATAGGAAACGTACACAATGTAGATGCCGTGGTGCTGGAGACGCAAGGCAACCTGAGTGTTATACAGAAAACAGAAGATGGGAGCGGGTCTGTTCTGCAAAATGTAAAACCAAACCAACTATAG
- a CDS encoding type III polyketide synthase, with the protein MKSYICAIGTANPPHVIPQMQVADFMASALQFGEQDTRKLKALYRVSGIGQRYSVLQDYTRQNGDFTFYPNTPTLAPFPTVQQRMDVYKHHAVDLSEKAVRNCLEQTPTIALSDITHLITVSCTGMYAPGLDIELVERLELPATVQRTAVNFMGCYAAFNAIKLADAICKANPDANVLLVCTEICTIHFQNNPDEDHLISNALFGDGAAAVLMQGKPCNQMSLELQSFHCDLAPAGKRDMAWHIGNTGFEMTLSSYVPDLIKSGIKQLTDSLLQGLKTTLSEVKLFAIHPGGRRILEVIEQELGMTRNDNRYAYQVLRDFGNMSSATVLFVLKALMDNLTREEKDEPVLSFAFGPGLTLESMLLKVHYAGAAE; encoded by the coding sequence ATGAAAAGCTACATTTGCGCCATCGGAACGGCTAACCCTCCACATGTAATACCACAGATGCAGGTAGCTGATTTCATGGCCAGTGCACTACAGTTCGGAGAGCAGGACACCCGCAAGCTAAAAGCCCTTTACCGCGTCTCGGGCATAGGCCAGCGCTATAGTGTGTTACAGGATTATACCCGCCAGAACGGAGATTTCACCTTTTATCCGAATACCCCAACTTTAGCGCCTTTCCCGACGGTGCAACAACGCATGGATGTGTACAAACACCACGCAGTGGATCTTTCTGAAAAGGCGGTTCGTAACTGTTTGGAACAGACTCCAACTATAGCACTCTCCGACATCACGCACCTTATAACTGTTAGCTGTACCGGCATGTATGCGCCCGGCCTGGATATTGAACTGGTGGAGCGGCTTGAACTACCGGCAACGGTACAGCGCACCGCTGTAAATTTTATGGGTTGCTATGCCGCTTTTAACGCCATAAAACTTGCCGATGCCATCTGCAAAGCTAATCCGGACGCCAATGTGTTGCTGGTTTGTACTGAGATCTGCACCATCCATTTTCAGAATAACCCAGACGAGGATCATCTTATATCGAATGCTTTATTTGGAGATGGTGCCGCAGCCGTGCTGATGCAGGGCAAGCCGTGCAACCAGATGAGCCTGGAACTACAGTCTTTCCACTGCGACCTGGCCCCGGCTGGCAAGCGCGACATGGCCTGGCACATTGGCAACACAGGTTTCGAAATGACGCTTTCATCCTACGTTCCTGACCTTATAAAATCCGGCATCAAACAACTTACTGATAGCTTACTGCAAGGCCTTAAAACCACGTTATCGGAAGTTAAGCTATTCGCCATTCACCCGGGCGGCCGCCGCATACTGGAAGTGATAGAGCAGGAACTTGGTATGACCCGCAACGACAACCGCTACGCCTACCAGGTACTCCGCGATTTCGGGAATATGTCGTCGGCAACGGTGCTGTTTGTGTTGAAAGCCCTGATGGATAACCTGACGCGGGAGGAGAAAGATGAACCTGTGCTGAGCTTTGCCTTCGGCCCCGGCCTGACCCTGGAATCGATGTTACTAAAGGTACATTATGCTGGCGCTGCGGAGTAA
- a CDS encoding LLM class flavin-dependent oxidoreductase, with protein MSDKKPTLSDTAISVLDLVPVLAGKTPADSFKTSLDLAQHAEKWGYTRYWMAEHHNMPGIASSATSILIGHIAGGTKTIRVGSGGIMLPNHAPLVVAEQFGTLETLFPGRIDLGLGRAPGTDHVTAMALRRDLQGAGEDFPANLEELRSYLAPASAGQRVRAVPGEGLNIPIWLLGSSTFSAQLAGILGLPFAFASHFAPTLLHTALKIYRDSFQPSETLKEPYAMAGINVVAAETDDEARKLATSLYMSFLSVIRGTARQMQPPVDSMNDKWDMSEMYAVQQMLLYSFIGSPATVKSELEKFIESTGVDEVMVTSHIYDHAARLRSYEILAELKKGTIG; from the coding sequence ATGAGCGATAAAAAGCCAACACTTTCTGATACTGCTATCTCTGTACTCGACCTGGTTCCGGTACTTGCAGGTAAAACTCCGGCCGACTCTTTTAAAACCAGCCTGGACCTGGCACAGCATGCCGAAAAATGGGGCTACACCCGTTACTGGATGGCCGAACACCACAATATGCCCGGCATTGCCAGTTCTGCTACCTCTATCCTGATAGGGCACATAGCAGGCGGCACAAAAACAATACGCGTAGGCTCCGGTGGCATAATGCTGCCAAACCATGCACCTTTGGTAGTAGCCGAACAATTCGGAACCCTGGAAACACTATTCCCGGGCAGAATAGACCTGGGCCTGGGCCGCGCGCCGGGCACCGACCACGTAACGGCCATGGCACTGCGCCGCGACCTGCAGGGCGCAGGCGAAGACTTTCCGGCTAACCTGGAGGAACTGAGAAGCTACCTGGCACCAGCCAGTGCAGGGCAACGCGTTAGGGCCGTACCCGGCGAAGGCCTGAACATACCGATCTGGTTACTGGGCTCCAGTACGTTTAGTGCACAGTTGGCCGGTATTCTGGGTTTACCTTTTGCCTTTGCCAGCCACTTTGCGCCTACACTGCTGCATACTGCCCTTAAAATTTACCGCGACAGCTTCCAGCCTTCCGAAACGTTAAAAGAACCTTATGCAATGGCAGGCATAAATGTAGTAGCCGCTGAAACCGATGACGAAGCACGCAAACTGGCTACCTCGCTGTACATGTCTTTCCTGAGTGTGATACGTGGCACCGCCCGCCAGATGCAACCACCTGTAGACAGCATGAATGATAAATGGGATATGTCGGAAATGTACGCGGTGCAGCAAATGTTGCTTTATAGTTTTATCGGTAGCCCTGCCACAGTAAAATCGGAGTTAGAGAAGTTTATAGAAAGCACAGGTGTGGATGAGGTAATGGTTACCTCGCATATCTACGACCATGCTGCACGACTGCGCTCTTACGAAATTCTGGCAGAGTTGAAGAAAGGAACGATAGGATAA